Proteins encoded in a region of the Drosophila gunungcola strain Sukarami chromosome 3L unlocalized genomic scaffold, Dgunungcola_SK_2 000005F, whole genome shotgun sequence genome:
- the LOC128259206 gene encoding LOW QUALITY PROTEIN: NGFI-A-binding protein homolog (The sequence of the model RefSeq protein was modified relative to this genomic sequence to represent the inferred CDS: deleted 1 base in 1 codon) codes for MEANSNPTTPTTAVATTTSTSSPSPAASTSSKGHSQAASSCSASASVSASASASATQSQLLTTSLEMAKAEDLYNLSLASGLSEGQRSLSGAPSASSSPIMSPQGKIFGRNANGTMITTSRPGNEAEVQLYRVLQRASLLAYYDTLLEMGGDDVQQLYDAGEEEFLEIMALVGMASKPLHVRRLQKALHEWANNPGLFQGPLLPHLGLCETPPKPSLVFNPDTTPALPRQKFPSFNASAGSSFQPSPVPPAAPLPTSATTVPASTAALITQISCPSVPSVAMPLVLPPTNPLTSSPHAAVNNSSLPASTAHQVSSSSPQLTPVLTEMQIQRITMCADKIGRQLPQREPRAQTTRKRTTRELEQVIAMGEQDPRRMDEIRKYSAIYGRFDCKRRPEKPLTLHEVCVNEAAAQLCRNPQTIWLLTRRDELFPLARQIVKDAGFGHSASIARYGGLLTQLPSSQGSGGLGGGGRGPGDTDCESSDAATVPSKRQRLSSTEANQLPLDLNREAVEDSRYNLFAMYQKFAKPPFDLTEIAKFSLGKAADYEDNDSRFSFSNSSSPTMPTPCNGMESERSPSSPQMEASSPPRESVDLSATSSNPALSGVQVISAAGDNIIAVANPALALSPTLNEVLSLKRNAASPEA; via the exons ATGGAGGCCAATTCAAATCCCACCACTCCCACGACGGCGGTGGCCAccaccacatccacatccagtCCATCGCCAGCtgccagcaccagcagcaaagGACACAGTCAAGCCGCCTCCAGTTGCTCCGCATCCGCATCAGTATCCGCATCTGCATCCGCATCCGCCACACAGTCACAACTGCTGACCACCAGTTTGGAAATGGCCAAGGCGGAGGATCTGTACAACCTGTCTTTGGCCAGTGGATTATCCGAGGGCCAGAGATCGTTGTCAGGTGCTCCGTCTGCCTCATCCAGTCCCATTATGAGTCCGCAGGGCAAGATCTTCGGAAGGAATGCG AATGGAACAA TGATCACCACATCGCGACCGGGCAACGAGGCGGAGGTGCAACTCTACCGGGTGCTCCAGCGGGCCAGTCTGCTGGCCTACTACGATACACTGCTCGAAATGGGCGGCGACGATGTGCAGCAGCTGTACGACGCCGGCGAGGAGGAGTTCCTCGAGATCATGGCCCTGGTGGGCATGGCCTCCAAGCCGCTCCACGTCCGCCGTCTGCAGAAGGCGCTGCACGAGTGGGCCAACAATCCGGGCCTCTTCCAGGGTCCCCTGCTGCCACACTTGG GTCTTTGCGAAACGCCACCCAAGCCGTCGTTGGTCTTCAATCCGGACACCACTCCCGCCCTGCCCCGCCAGAAGTTTCCTTCGTTCAATGCCTCCGCCGGTTCCAGCTTCCAGCCCTCGCCGGTACCGCCGGCTGCCCCACTGCCCACTTCCGCAACCACTGTTCCCGCATCCACGGCGGCTCTGATCACCCAGATCAGTTGTCCCTCGGTTCCGTCGGTGGCCATGCCCCTGGTCCTGCCCCCCACCAACCCGCTGACGAGTAGTCCGCATGCCGCAGTTAACAACAGTAGCCTACCGGCTAGCACCGCCCACCAGGTGTCCTCCAGTTCGCCCCAGCTCACCCCTGTCCTGACCGAGATGCAGATCCAGCGGATAACGATGTGCGCGGATAAGATCGGGAGGCAGTTGCCGCAGCGGGAGCCGCGAGCGCAGACCACCAGGAAGCGGACCACCCGGGAACTGGAGCAGGTGATCGCCATGGGGGAACAGGATCCGCGGCGCATGGACGAGATCCGTAAGTACTCGGCCATCTATGGGCGATTCGATTGCAAGAGGCGGCCGGAGAAGCCGCTCACTCTGCACGAGGTGTGCGTCAATGAGGCGGCGGCCCAGTTGTGCCGCAATCCCCAGACCATCTGGTTGCTCACCCGTCGCGATGAGCTCTTCCCCCTGGCCCGGCAGATCGTCAAGGATGCCGGCTTTGGCCATTCCGCCAGCATTGCCCGGTACGGTGGTCTGCTCACCCAGCTGCCCAGCTCACAGGGATCGGGTGGATTGGGGGGCGGAGGACGTGGTCCTGGCGACACCGACTGCGAGTCCAGTGACGCCGCCACTGTGCCGTCCAAGCGGCAGCGACTCTCCTCCACGGAGGCCAACCAGCTGCCACTTGACTTGAACAGG GAAGCTGTCGAGGACTCGCGCTACAATCTGTTTGCCATGTACCAAAAGTTCGCCAAGCCGCCGTTCGACCTTACGGAAATTGCCAAGTTCTC acTTGGCAAGGCGGCTGACTATGAGGACAATGATTCGCGCTTCTCGTTCAGCAACTCCAGTTCGCCGACCATGCCA ACGCCCTGCAATGGAATGGAAAGTGAGCGATCGCCCAGTTCCCCGCAGATGGAGGCCTCATCGCCGCCCCGGGAATCCGTGGACTTGAGTGCCACCTCCTCCAATCCAGCTCTCAGTGGGGTTCAGGTCATATCCGCGGCGGGGGACAACATCATTGCGGTGGCCAATCCCGCCCTGGCACTCAGTCCCACTTTGAACGAGGTGCTGTCGCTCAAGAGGAACGCCGCTTCACCAGAGGCCTAG